One genomic window of Spirochaetae bacterium HGW-Spirochaetae-1 includes the following:
- a CDS encoding saccharopine dehydrogenase, which yields MSRVMIIGAGGVGQVVAYKCAQVPEVFTDIMLASRTKSKCDRIAQQLPRPIETAGVDADNVPELVKLIKKFKPDMIINVALPYQDLHIMDACLETGVDYLDTANYEPVDEARFCYQWQWDYQERFKERGIMALLGSGFDPGVTNVFTAWAKKHHFDEMRELDIIDCNAGDHGQPFATNFNPEINIREVTARGRFYEKGKWVETDPLSVSRMYDFPEGIGDKKIYLLYHEELESLVKHFPEIQKARFWMTFSDNYLKHLEVLQNVGMTGIEPVKYQGVDIVPLQFLKALLPDPASLGPLTKGKTCIGNHITGTKGGKQREYYIYNISDHEECYREVKSQAISYTTGVPAMIGAMMMLTGKWRGKGVFNMEQFDPDPFMEKLNVHGLPWKEIFL from the coding sequence ATGTCCAGAGTTATGATCATAGGTGCCGGTGGAGTGGGACAGGTCGTGGCGTACAAATGTGCCCAGGTTCCAGAAGTATTCACGGATATTATGCTGGCCAGCAGGACAAAGTCGAAATGCGACCGCATCGCGCAGCAGCTGCCGAGACCAATTGAAACGGCCGGGGTTGATGCCGACAACGTGCCTGAGCTGGTGAAACTCATTAAAAAGTTCAAACCCGATATGATCATAAATGTGGCGCTTCCATACCAGGATCTTCACATCATGGACGCGTGCCTGGAAACCGGTGTAGATTATCTCGATACGGCCAATTATGAACCTGTCGATGAGGCCCGATTCTGCTACCAGTGGCAGTGGGACTACCAGGAGAGGTTTAAAGAGAGGGGGATAATGGCTCTCCTGGGAAGCGGTTTTGATCCCGGCGTCACCAATGTCTTTACTGCCTGGGCGAAGAAGCATCATTTCGATGAAATGCGCGAACTCGATATTATCGACTGCAATGCCGGAGACCACGGCCAGCCCTTCGCCACTAATTTCAATCCTGAAATCAATATCCGCGAGGTGACCGCCAGGGGAAGATTCTATGAAAAAGGTAAATGGGTTGAAACCGATCCCCTGTCAGTTTCCAGAATGTACGATTTTCCCGAGGGAATTGGTGACAAAAAGATATATCTTCTGTATCATGAAGAACTGGAATCCCTGGTGAAACATTTTCCCGAGATACAGAAAGCACGGTTCTGGATGACCTTCTCCGACAATTACCTGAAACACCTGGAGGTTCTTCAGAACGTGGGTATGACAGGTATCGAACCGGTGAAGTACCAGGGAGTTGATATTGTGCCGCTGCAGTTCCTGAAAGCCCTTCTGCCTGATCCGGCATCGCTGGGACCTTTGACAAAGGGGAAAACCTGTATAGGCAATCACATAACGGGAACAAAGGGTGGGAAGCAAAGGGAGTATTATATTTATAATATATCCGATCATGAAGAGTGCTACCGCGAGGTTAAATCCCAGGCCATCTCTTACACCACGGGTGTACCGGCCATGATAGGTGCCATGATGATGCTCACGGGAAAATGGCGTGGCAAGGGGGTTTTTAACATGGAGCAGTTCGATCCTGACCCATTCATGGAAAAACTGAATGTACATGGACTGCCATGGAAAGAGATTTTTCTGTAA
- the speB gene encoding agmatinase has product MKILEYINSKKSHQGFLQSELGFQKAEKSLFHVIPAPLERTVSYGGGTAAGPAAILRASQQLELYDGFSVPGEKGIYTTPQISCHGKVRVVLDRIKNAVSASLSMGSIPVLLGGEHTVTLGGVEALKEHAGSVGVVQFDAHADLRESYEGDPFSHACVMKRVLDLGVPFYQIGVRSLSPGEVVLRKEKGISHCDAAELTASGNGAIVLPPDLPEKLYLTFDIDALTPAIMPSTGTPEPGGLEWYQTMDILARIISDRRVMAFDVVELAPHRGLHAPDFTAARLIYNIMGMIARRDY; this is encoded by the coding sequence ATGAAAATTTTAGAATATATTAACAGTAAAAAAAGTCATCAGGGATTCCTTCAATCGGAACTGGGCTTTCAGAAAGCCGAAAAATCGCTTTTTCATGTAATACCGGCTCCCCTGGAGAGGACTGTTTCCTATGGAGGGGGAACAGCGGCCGGACCTGCAGCTATATTGCGTGCGTCACAGCAGTTGGAGCTCTATGACGGTTTCAGCGTGCCCGGGGAAAAAGGAATATATACGACTCCGCAAATATCATGCCATGGCAAAGTGAGAGTGGTACTGGACCGAATTAAAAATGCCGTTTCAGCGTCTCTATCCATGGGCAGTATCCCCGTTTTGCTGGGCGGGGAACATACCGTGACACTGGGAGGGGTGGAGGCTTTGAAGGAACACGCCGGGTCCGTGGGAGTTGTTCAGTTTGATGCCCATGCCGATCTGCGGGAGAGCTATGAAGGAGATCCTTTCAGTCATGCCTGTGTCATGAAAAGAGTGCTGGATTTGGGAGTCCCCTTTTATCAGATCGGCGTGCGCAGTCTTTCACCCGGCGAGGTGGTCCTGAGGAAAGAAAAGGGAATATCTCATTGTGACGCCGCTGAACTGACAGCTTCAGGGAACGGGGCAATCGTCCTTCCTCCCGACTTGCCGGAAAAGTTATATCTCACCTTTGACATTGACGCTCTTACTCCCGCCATAATGCCTTCAACGGGAACACCGGAACCGGGAGGGCTGGAGTGGTACCAGACCATGGATATTCTTGCCCGTATTATAAGTGACCGCCGCGTCATGGCCTTCGATGTAGTTGAACTGGCGCCGCACAGGGGACTCCACGCCCCGGATTTTACCGCTGCCAGGCTCATCTATAATATAATGGGCATGATAGCTCGCCGGGATTATTGA
- a CDS encoding arginine decarboxylase encodes MIKKEFLDRWTIQDSADLYGIKNWGAGYFDISDTGNVVVTPFKDKHISVSLKNVIQGILDRGLDMPVLLRIENLLDAQICNLHASFNQAIATFGYKGKYRGVYPIKVNQQAQVLEAITRFGSKYHHGLEAGSKAELIAAISMIQDSESVIICNGYKDEEFIDLGLWATKMGIRTFFVLEMPSELPLILERSEALGVSPLVGVRLKLSSKAGGHWSDSGGDRSIFGLNTTQLIDVVDKLKEKNMLGCLQLLHYHLGSQIPNIRDIRSAVVEACRIYVGLVDEGAPMGYLDLGGGLAVDYDGSKTNYKNSMNYSLDEYCADVIEVIMTTLDEDDRVVPHPTIITESGRATVAYYSVLLFNVLDETRFEALPLPADIKEDSHELISNLLYSLKTVSTKNIQECFNDALYYRDEIRQVFKHGGISLRERSFAENIFWNIINAIAKEKEKVKQVPVALEGIDGAIADIYYCNFSVFQSLPDSWAIGHIFPIMPVHRLSEAPGRNTILADITCDCDGKIDRFISMNEMNDTLPLHELKNNEEYYLGVFLVGAYQETLGDLHNLLGDTNVVSIRINENGEYDFVSEMEGDSVADVLSYVEYNPKILIEQFREKAEKAVREGKIDVSERRKIMKAYESGLSGYTYFER; translated from the coding sequence ATGATTAAAAAGGAATTTCTCGACCGCTGGACCATCCAGGATTCCGCTGACCTGTACGGTATTAAAAACTGGGGAGCGGGATACTTTGATATATCCGACACCGGGAATGTGGTCGTCACTCCCTTCAAAGATAAGCATATCTCAGTGAGCCTGAAGAATGTAATCCAGGGGATTCTGGATCGTGGGCTTGATATGCCTGTCCTGCTGCGAATTGAAAATCTTCTCGATGCCCAGATATGCAATCTCCATGCAAGCTTCAATCAGGCCATAGCGACTTTTGGATACAAGGGGAAATATCGCGGCGTGTATCCAATCAAGGTTAACCAGCAGGCCCAGGTCCTGGAGGCCATTACGCGTTTCGGTTCCAAGTACCATCACGGTCTTGAGGCGGGCAGTAAGGCTGAACTCATTGCCGCTATCTCCATGATACAGGATTCCGAATCGGTTATCATCTGTAATGGCTACAAAGATGAGGAGTTCATCGATCTGGGACTCTGGGCGACAAAAATGGGGATAAGGACATTTTTCGTGCTGGAGATGCCCAGTGAGCTTCCCCTGATTTTGGAGCGATCCGAGGCCCTGGGGGTCAGTCCGCTCGTGGGCGTGCGGCTGAAACTGTCATCGAAGGCCGGCGGGCACTGGAGTGATTCGGGAGGAGACAGGAGTATTTTCGGTCTTAATACGACCCAGCTTATCGATGTGGTGGACAAGCTCAAAGAAAAGAACATGCTGGGATGTCTCCAGCTTCTTCATTATCACCTGGGGTCACAGATCCCCAATATCCGCGATATCCGTTCCGCCGTTGTTGAGGCCTGCAGGATATATGTGGGCCTTGTCGATGAAGGGGCGCCCATGGGATACCTGGACCTGGGTGGCGGCCTTGCCGTGGATTATGACGGGTCGAAGACCAATTACAAGAACAGTATGAATTACTCTCTCGATGAATACTGCGCCGACGTTATCGAAGTTATCATGACAACCCTGGACGAGGATGATAGGGTTGTTCCTCATCCCACCATCATAACCGAGTCGGGCCGGGCAACCGTGGCATACTACTCGGTGCTGCTTTTCAATGTTCTTGATGAGACCCGGTTTGAGGCGCTGCCTCTTCCCGCGGATATAAAAGAAGACTCCCACGAACTTATCAGCAACCTGTTATATTCGCTCAAAACCGTATCGACTAAAAATATCCAGGAGTGTTTCAATGACGCGCTCTACTACCGTGATGAAATACGGCAGGTTTTCAAGCACGGCGGTATCAGCCTTCGTGAACGGTCCTTTGCCGAAAATATTTTTTGGAACATCATTAATGCCATTGCAAAGGAAAAAGAAAAAGTAAAACAGGTGCCCGTGGCCCTGGAAGGGATCGACGGCGCCATTGCCGATATATACTACTGCAATTTCAGCGTCTTCCAGTCTCTCCCCGATTCCTGGGCCATCGGACACATTTTTCCCATCATGCCGGTGCACCGCCTCAGCGAAGCCCCGGGACGAAATACAATATTGGCCGACATTACCTGCGATTGCGACGGGAAAATAGACCGCTTCATCAGCATGAACGAAATGAATGACACGCTGCCTCTCCATGAGCTGAAAAACAACGAGGAATACTACCTGGGAGTTTTTCTCGTGGGTGCTTACCAGGAGACCCTTGGCGACCTGCACAACCTTCTCGGCGACACCAACGTGGTGAGTATCCGTATAAATGAGAACGGTGAGTATGATTTTGTCAGCGAGATGGAGGGAGACTCCGTGGCCGATGTTCTTTCCTACGTGGAGTACAATCCTAAAATACTTATTGAACAGTTCAGGGAGAAGGCTGAGAAAGCGGTACGTGAAGGGAAAATTGACGTATCGGAGCGAAGAAAAATAATGAAGGCCTATGAGTCAGGTCTGAGCGGATATACCTACTTTGAAAGATAA
- the nspC gene encoding carboxynorspermidine decarboxylase, with amino-acid sequence MERDFSVKLEMGLVPTPCFIVSREALEENLKIINGVQKATGCKILLALKGFSMFSVFPLVAAYLHGVCASSPHEARLGREEFRREVHSFAAAYSESDFHEFLELSDHIVFNSFSQYHHFKPLMMDNLDRVSFGLRVNPEHSEAPVPLYDPCAPRSRLGVRRSAFKSEDLEGISGLHFHTLCEQNADALERTVKAFEDKFGDLILSMKWVNFGGGHHITREDYDIDLLCRIIHDFKQKYNVDVYLEPGEAVALNTGVLVASVLDIINNDMDIAILDTSAAAHMPDVLEMPYRPSISGAGKPGDFPYTYRLGGISCLAGDIIGDYSFPEPLKPGDKIVFLDMAHYTMVKTNTFNGIQLPSIAIFSEADNELTIVKRFGYGDFRSRLS; translated from the coding sequence ATGGAAAGAGATTTTTCTGTAAAGCTCGAAATGGGGCTGGTCCCCACGCCCTGCTTCATAGTGTCCAGGGAGGCGCTGGAGGAGAATCTGAAAATCATTAACGGAGTGCAGAAGGCGACGGGCTGTAAAATTCTTCTGGCACTGAAGGGTTTTTCCATGTTCAGCGTTTTTCCCCTGGTTGCAGCGTATCTTCACGGCGTATGCGCCAGCTCACCTCATGAGGCCCGCCTGGGCCGGGAGGAATTCCGCCGAGAGGTTCATTCCTTTGCCGCGGCCTACAGTGAAAGTGACTTCCATGAATTTCTGGAACTTTCGGATCACATCGTTTTCAATTCATTTTCCCAGTACCATCACTTTAAACCGCTCATGATGGACAACCTGGACAGAGTTTCTTTCGGTCTCCGGGTAAACCCTGAGCACTCCGAAGCCCCGGTACCTCTCTATGATCCCTGCGCTCCGCGATCACGCCTGGGTGTCCGCCGCTCCGCTTTTAAGAGCGAAGACCTGGAAGGAATTTCAGGGCTCCATTTTCATACCCTGTGTGAGCAGAATGCCGATGCACTTGAACGGACCGTGAAGGCCTTCGAGGATAAATTTGGCGACCTGATACTATCCATGAAATGGGTCAATTTCGGCGGGGGGCACCACATTACCAGGGAGGATTATGACATAGATCTTCTCTGCCGTATAATACATGATTTCAAGCAGAAATATAATGTGGATGTATACCTGGAGCCGGGCGAGGCCGTAGCGCTCAACACGGGCGTCCTGGTGGCATCTGTACTGGATATAATCAATAATGACATGGACATAGCCATTCTGGATACATCGGCGGCGGCCCATATGCCCGACGTGCTGGAAATGCCCTACAGGCCCTCTATTTCAGGAGCGGGAAAGCCCGGTGATTTTCCTTATACCTATCGATTGGGAGGAATATCCTGCCTGGCCGGCGATATCATCGGTGATTACTCATTCCCGGAGCCGCTGAAGCCCGGCGATAAAATTGTATTTCTTGACATGGCCCATTATACCATGGTAAAGACCAATACCTTTAACGGGATACAACTGCCTTCCATTGCCATTTTCAGTGAAGCCGACAATGAACTGACTATTGTTAAACGATTCGGCTACGGGGATTTCAGGAGCAGACTTTCATGA
- a CDS encoding fatty acid desaturase: MRMACMEEREWLSLIKHYEGADNKKSNLQLLVTFTLYFAIIAAMFALVIMDYPYWTLLLLSLPAAGFQVRIFIFLHDCSHNSYYKSSRACSITGTICGIITFTPFYDWQRSHGIHHASVSNLDKRGTGDIWTMTVDEYRKASTWVKIQYRIFRNPIFLFGIAPVFLFLIIYRLPHKGMRKKDLMSIIFTNAMIALIITAAYFTVGVTAYIKVFLPVITLASIFGMWLFFIQHQFKKVYWSHSGDWDPVKAAMKGSSFYRLPAVLRWFSGSIGYHHIHHLKPRIPNYRLRQCYNDIPELQKIIPVTLFAGFRSLFLYLWDEKTGEMVNYSVLKQ; this comes from the coding sequence ATGAGGATGGCATGCATGGAAGAGCGCGAATGGCTCTCTTTGATAAAACATTATGAAGGGGCCGATAACAAAAAATCCAATCTCCAGTTATTAGTTACTTTCACCTTATATTTTGCCATCATTGCTGCAATGTTTGCCCTGGTCATAATGGACTATCCCTATTGGACACTACTGCTGCTTTCACTGCCGGCCGCAGGATTTCAAGTACGGATATTCATATTCCTCCACGACTGCAGCCATAACTCTTATTATAAGAGTTCACGCGCCTGCTCCATTACAGGGACAATCTGCGGTATAATCACCTTCACTCCGTTCTACGACTGGCAGAGGTCCCACGGCATCCATCACGCCTCCGTTTCCAATCTTGACAAAAGGGGAACCGGGGACATATGGACAATGACTGTAGATGAATACCGTAAAGCTTCAACGTGGGTCAAGATTCAATACAGGATTTTCAGGAATCCGATTTTCCTCTTCGGGATAGCACCGGTGTTTCTCTTCCTGATCATATACAGACTTCCTCATAAAGGAATGAGGAAAAAAGATCTCATGAGTATAATCTTCACGAATGCAATGATAGCCCTGATTATAACGGCAGCCTATTTTACCGTGGGTGTTACCGCGTACATAAAGGTATTCCTGCCCGTTATTACCCTGGCAAGCATTTTCGGAATGTGGCTCTTCTTTATTCAGCATCAATTTAAAAAAGTATACTGGTCTCACTCCGGTGACTGGGATCCTGTTAAAGCGGCCATGAAAGGAAGTTCATTTTACAGGCTGCCGGCTGTTCTTCGGTGGTTCTCCGGCAGCATCGGATATCACCACATACATCACCTGAAACCGAGAATACCTAATTACAGGCTGAGACAGTGTTATAATGACATACCGGAGCTGCAGAAAATCATTCCAGTCACTCTGTTCGCAGGCTTCAGATCTCTTTTTCTTTATTTATGGGATGAAAAAACCGGAGAAATGGTTAATTATTCTGTTTTGAAACAATAA
- a CDS encoding chemotaxis protein translates to MSISWKNFSLTQKILVPGILIIIIFITLMTGYFIPMMKKQLIEEKRTSIRQIVDVSISIIQKLDNDYKMNRISRYAAQTLAKNLVRDVRYGTEMKDYLWINDFEPKIIMHPFRKDLERKNVSNYKDPNGKALFVEMAKVCKNSGQGFVDYMWQWKDNKDKIVPKISYVKSYEAWGWIVGTGIYIKDVEDQIASLYFKIFIIMGLIVALFFSLIIVTTRKIVNPIKEGLEFAQGIAAGDLTARLTVLSNDETGRLTGALRDMQVKLSDVIKKIIVSSQSLALSSGEINSTSISLSESANEQAANVEEVSSSMEEMGATITQNAENARITDDIARKTSKQAEEGGKAVYETVAAMNMIADKITVIEEIAYQTNLLALNAAIEAARAGEHGKGFAVVAGEVRKLAERSQAAAKEIGDLAGKSVAIAERAGKFLDEIIPDIIRTSDLVQDITEASKQQDDGVSQINKAMEQLNEITQSTASASEELASTSELLKSHALQLQTVTGFFKIQTIEETEEGDDTTTKLIGHGTDTAVEIEKLHELMMKGIITKKEFRKKKEQYLTT, encoded by the coding sequence ATGTCCATTTCATGGAAAAACTTTTCTCTTACACAGAAGATACTTGTGCCGGGAATCCTGATTATTATTATCTTTATTACACTCATGACAGGCTATTTTATTCCCATGATGAAAAAACAGCTGATAGAAGAAAAACGTACCTCCATCAGGCAGATTGTTGATGTCAGTATAAGCATCATTCAAAAACTCGATAATGATTATAAAATGAACCGGATTTCCCGCTATGCCGCCCAGACGCTGGCAAAAAACCTGGTCAGGGATGTACGTTACGGGACTGAAATGAAAGATTATCTATGGATAAACGATTTCGAACCAAAAATAATCATGCATCCTTTCCGGAAGGACCTGGAAAGAAAAAATGTATCCAACTATAAGGACCCCAACGGTAAAGCCCTCTTTGTTGAAATGGCAAAGGTATGCAAGAATAGCGGACAAGGGTTCGTTGATTACATGTGGCAATGGAAAGACAACAAGGATAAAATTGTACCTAAAATTTCCTATGTCAAATCTTATGAGGCCTGGGGCTGGATAGTTGGAACGGGGATCTATATTAAGGATGTAGAAGATCAGATAGCCTCCCTTTATTTCAAAATTTTCATTATCATGGGTCTTATTGTCGCTCTTTTCTTCTCCTTGATTATTGTCACGACGCGTAAAATTGTCAATCCCATCAAGGAAGGGCTTGAGTTCGCCCAGGGCATTGCCGCCGGAGACCTGACTGCCAGACTGACTGTTCTCAGCAATGACGAGACAGGCAGGCTCACAGGAGCACTGCGCGACATGCAGGTCAAACTTTCCGATGTTATAAAAAAAATTATTGTAAGCTCGCAAAGCCTGGCTCTTTCCTCGGGAGAAATCAACTCCACGTCCATTTCCCTCAGTGAAAGTGCCAATGAACAGGCAGCCAACGTTGAAGAAGTCTCGTCTTCAATGGAGGAAATGGGGGCGACCATAACCCAGAACGCTGAAAATGCCCGCATAACCGACGATATAGCACGGAAAACATCGAAGCAGGCAGAAGAAGGCGGCAAGGCCGTCTATGAAACCGTTGCTGCCATGAATATGATCGCTGACAAGATCACTGTCATAGAGGAGATCGCATACCAGACGAACCTTCTGGCGCTGAATGCTGCCATCGAAGCGGCCCGTGCCGGTGAACACGGCAAGGGCTTCGCCGTTGTGGCCGGAGAAGTGCGCAAGCTTGCGGAACGAAGCCAGGCAGCGGCCAAGGAAATCGGAGATCTTGCAGGAAAAAGCGTGGCCATTGCTGAACGGGCCGGTAAATTTCTCGACGAGATCATCCCCGATATCATCAGGACTTCAGACCTGGTGCAGGATATAACCGAGGCCTCGAAGCAGCAGGATGACGGTGTCTCCCAGATCAACAAGGCCATGGAGCAGCTCAACGAAATAACCCAGAGCACCGCTTCTGCTTCAGAAGAACTCGCCTCCACTTCGGAACTCCTGAAAAGTCATGCATTACAGCTCCAGACCGTAACAGGTTTTTTTAAAATTCAAACAATCGAAGAAACAGAAGAAGGGGACGATACAACAACAAAATTAATCGGTCACGGAACCGATACGGCAGTCGAAATTGAAAAGCTGCATGAGCTGATGATGAAGGGAATTATCACGAAAAAAGAATTCAGGAAGAAGAAGGAGCAGTATCTCACCACCTAG